From Campylobacter lari, the proteins below share one genomic window:
- a CDS encoding thiamine-phosphate kinase produces the protein MDKEKFIINAFANSINGDDGAIIDGYCYSKDLFCEDVHFKRSWMSLEQIGAKAMLVNISDAIAMNATPKYALLGLSLPKCLEMKQVKALQKGLLDSAKEFGVQIIGGDTIADRKINISITIISKVNKRAIFRKGLKKGDLLAFSGKLGESLKGLNILFRGGKLHSKHRFIKPNLRQKFFYDIAKKVRVSMDISDGLNKDLSRMLFINQLGIKFLKKLDKFSLNSAEEYEILFAFDKKHKIFIQNMAKKHRIKLNIFAKTTTGRYKFYGREHHF, from the coding sequence ATGGATAAAGAAAAATTTATTATAAATGCTTTTGCAAATTCTATCAACGGAGATGATGGAGCAATCATCGATGGATATTGTTATTCTAAAGATTTATTTTGTGAGGATGTGCATTTTAAACGCTCTTGGATGAGTTTAGAGCAAATTGGCGCAAAAGCTATGCTCGTTAATATTTCTGATGCAATTGCTATGAATGCTACACCAAAATACGCTCTTTTGGGGCTTTCTTTACCAAAATGTTTAGAAATGAAACAAGTTAAAGCTTTGCAAAAAGGCTTGCTAGATAGCGCAAAAGAATTTGGGGTGCAAATTATAGGCGGAGATACTATAGCAGATAGGAAAATTAATATTAGTATAACTATTATTTCTAAAGTGAATAAAAGGGCTATTTTTAGAAAAGGTTTAAAAAAGGGAGATTTGCTTGCTTTTAGTGGGAAATTAGGTGAGAGTTTAAAAGGTTTAAATATATTATTTCGCGGTGGAAAATTACATTCTAAACATCGTTTTATAAAACCAAATTTAAGGCAGAAATTTTTTTATGATATAGCAAAAAAAGTCAGAGTAAGTATGGATATTTCAGATGGTTTAAATAAGGATCTATCGAGAATGCTCTTTATAAATCAACTTGGTATAAAATTTCTTAAAAAATTAGATAAATTTAGCTTAAATAGTGCAGAAGAGTATGAAATTTTATTTGCTTTTGATAAAAAACATAAAATATTTATACAAAATATGGCTAAAAAGCATAGAATTAAACTAAATATTTTTGCAAAAACAACAACAGGAAGGTATAAATTTTATGGAAGAGAACATCATTTTTAA
- a CDS encoding DUF5644 domain-containing protein: MQITLRIFRFDKDSDYLAYYKPYVYDSKNFKSVYDILSQIKKDDIYFDFEENPESCIKVNQVTIRQRRDLSNIIERFGKELIIEPLDTKRAIKDLIMDKSDFLEKLELFKGLIDIHDIELYKQYDFLYYTSEVREFLPEYLGDSFFIFAYKMLLKYPEKTPQFLKLIADEEKGIYYHTKFKNFISSNELDYESYIKELKVMLVKSGLARSIF, from the coding sequence ATGCAAATAACTTTAAGAATTTTTCGTTTTGATAAAGATAGTGATTATTTAGCTTATTATAAACCATATGTTTATGATAGTAAAAATTTTAAAAGTGTTTATGATATTTTAAGTCAGATTAAAAAAGATGATATATATTTTGATTTTGAAGAAAATCCAGAAAGTTGTATTAAAGTTAATCAAGTTACCATTAGACAAAGAAGAGATTTAAGTAATATTATTGAAAGATTTGGAAAAGAACTCATCATAGAACCACTCGATACTAAAAGAGCTATTAAAGACTTGATCATGGATAAGAGTGATTTTTTAGAAAAACTTGAGCTTTTTAAAGGACTTATTGACATACATGATATAGAGCTTTACAAGCAATATGATTTTTTATATTATACAAGCGAAGTAAGAGAATTTCTACCTGAATATCTAGGAGATAGTTTCTTTATATTTGCCTATAAAATGCTACTTAAATATCCAGAAAAAACTCCACAATTTTTAAAATTGATAGCAGATGAAGAAAAAGGAATTTATTATCATACTAAATTCAAAAATTTTATTTCATCTAATGAGCTTGACTATGAATCTTACATCAAAGAATTAAAAGTTATGCTTGTAAAATCAGGTCTTGCAAGAAGTATTTTTTAA